A stretch of the Mobula hypostoma chromosome 19, sMobHyp1.1, whole genome shotgun sequence genome encodes the following:
- the LOC134358719 gene encoding interferon-induced protein with tetratricopeptide repeats 5-like gives MSDTLKESLFEKLCQLQCHFTWIPQKDNTDFSDMKLRLQDSIKLGVKYQATSYNQLAFVNCQQGDYEEAIQNLKEAEKIWRENHKEELERRSIITYGNFAWVHYHMGQLTEAQSYLDMLEVICKRLSDSPRYTAMIPEVYGEKGWSLLTFGRRVYFEEAKKCFEKALEEDSHNGEWTMGYATALYRLEALSGVSENQEQNLCLMYLRRVLELDPDDTVAMVMLALKLQEFNEAEEANELVEEALRKTPDLPYVLRYAAKFYRIGGDVDIAIGLLKKALEFTPSSSFLHHQIGICYRGKLFTLEKKAGSNYPDRATFQLKAELISKSKYHFEKAFELKPVFIFAKLDFAGICLENGEVTRAEEIYNSLLSLEDLALDHKQALALQVGLFELHHKRSESNAIIYFLDGLKFHHGSKQWKLCDSNLRKILGKQIQRNPRNSKAFGILGMVHQLAGEKDEAVKCFEKALEFDPGNEEYLNALSELRPST, from the coding sequence CGACACTCTGAAGGAATCCCTGTTTGAGAAACTCTGTCAGCTTCAGTGTCACTTCACGTGGATTCCACAGAAGGACAACACTGACTTCAGTGATATGAAGCTTAGATTACAAGATTCTATAAAACTTGGTGTCAAATATCAAGCCACATCCTACAACCAACTTGCTTTTGTAAACTGTCAGCAAGGCGACTATGAAGAAGCAATTCAAAATTTAAAGGAAGCTGAAAAGATTTGGAGAGAGAACCACAAGGAAGAATTAGAAAGAAGAAGCATCATCACCTATGGAAACTTTGCCTGGGTCCATTACCACATGGGGCAGCTGACCGAGGCCCAGTCCTACCTGGACATGCTGGAGGTGATCTGTAAACGGCTCAGTGACAGCCCTCGCTATACAGCAATGATCCCTGAGGTGTACGGGGAGAAGGGATGGTCACTGTTAACTTTTGGTAGAAGAGTTTACTTTGAGGAGGCAAAGAAATGTTTTGAGAAGGCTTTGGAGGAAGATTCCCATAATGGGGAATGGACGATGGGCTATGCAACTGCTCTTTATCGTCTAGAAGCGCTTTCTGGTGTTTCAGAGAATCAGGAGCAGAATCTATGTCTAATGTATCTGCGACGAGTGCTGGAGCTTGATCCAGATGACACAGTGGCCATGGTTATGTTGGCCCTAAAGCTGCAAGAGTTCAATGAAGCAGAGGAAGCAAATGAATTAGTTGAAGAAGCATTGAGGAAGACCCCAGATCTGCCATATGTGCTTCGCTATGCAGCAAAGTTTTACAGAATAGGAGGAGATGTCGATATTGCAATAGGCCTGTTGAAGAAAGCTTTAGAATTTACTCCAAGCTCGTCCTTCTTACACCACCAAATCGGTATCTGTTACAGGGGAAAACTGTTCACTCTGGAAAAGAAAGCAGGCAGCAACTATCCTGACAGAGCTACATTTCAACTGAAAGCTGAGTTGATCAGTAAGAGCAAATATCACTTTGAAAAGGCATTTGAACTCAAACCAGTGTTTATTTTTGCAAAACTGGATTTTGCAGGAATCTGCTTAGAAAATGGAGAAGTAACCCgagcagaggagatctacaacaGTCTGCTGAGCTTGGAAGATCTTGCTCTGGATCATAAGCAGGCACTCGCTTTACAAGTTGGATTATTTGAATTGCACCACAAAAGATCTGAATCAAATGCCATCATCTATTTTCTGGACGGACTTAAGTTCCATCATGGAAGTAAACAATGGAAGCTCTGTGACAGTAACTTGAGAAAGATCTTAGGAAAACAAATTCAGAGGAATCCAAGAAACAGCAAAGCCTTTGGAATTCTTGGGATGGTGCACCAGCTGGCTGGGGAGAAGGATGAGGCTGTTAAATGCTTTGAAAAGGCCTTGGAATTTGATCCTGGCAATGAAGAATATCTCAATGCTCTTTCTGAATTACGCCCTTCGACTTAG
- the LOC134359126 gene encoding interferon-induced protein with tetratricopeptide repeats 5-like: protein MSLVNKIRETSKARSAHMKKEGITKEKQLGWRIDFTPIIFDYFVLSCSDTLKESLFEKLCQLQCHFTWIPQKDNTDFSDMKLRLQDSVKLGVKYQAISYNQLAFVNCQQGNCEEAIQNLKEAEKILRENHKDEFERRSIITYGNFAWVNYHMGQLTEAQSYLDKLEVICKPLSDGPHYTAMIPEVYGEKGWSLLSSAAEYYEEAKECFAKALKEDSDNMEWNIGYATALYRLEMISGVSEKQEQSQCVRYLRRVLELDPDDTVAMVMLALKLQEFNEAEKANELVEEALRKTPDLTYVLRYAAKFYRIGGDVDIAIGLLKRALEFTPCSSFLHHQIGICYSGKLFTLKKKAGSNYLDRATFQQKAELISKSKYHFEKALELKPLFIFAKLDFAGICLENGEVTRAEEIYNSLLSLEDLALDHKQALALQVGLFELHHKRSESNAIIYFLDGLKIHHGSKQWKLCDSNLRKILGKQIQRNPRNSKAFGILGMVHQLAGEKNEAVKCFEKALKFDPGNEEYLNALSELSLST from the exons ATGTCCTTGGTGAATAAGATTAGGGAGACTTCAAAAGCACGTTCAGCTCATATGAAGAAAGAGGGAATAACTAAGGAGAAG CAGTTAGGATGGAGAATCGATTTCACACCAATAATCTTTGATTACTTTGTGCTTTCATGCAGCGACACTCTGAAGGAATCCCTGTTTGAGAAACTCTGTCAGCTTCAGTGTCACTTCACGTGGATTCCACAGAAGGACAACACTGACTTCAGTGATATGAAGCTTAGATTACAAGATTCTGTAAAACTTGGTGTCAAATATCAAGCCATATCCTACAACCAACTTGCTTTTGTAAACTGTCAGCAAGGCAATTGTGAAGAAGCAATTCAAAATTTAAAGGAAGCTGAAAAAATTCTGAGGGAGAACCACAAAGATGAATTTGAAAGAAGAAGCATCATCACCTATGGAAACTTTGCCTGGGTGAATTACCACATGGGACAACTGACCGAGGCCCAGTCCTACCTCGACAAGCTGGAGGTGATCTGTAAACCGCTCAGTGATGGCCCTCACTATACAGCAATGATCCCTGAAGTGTACGGGGAAAAGGGATGGTCATTGTTGAGTTCTGCTGCTGAATACTATGAGGAGGCAAAGGAATGCTTTGCAAAGGCTTTGAAGGAAGATTCTGATAACATGGAGTGGAATATTGGCTATGCGACTGCTCTTTATCGTCTGGAAATGATTTCTGGTGTTTCAGAGAAACAGGAGCAGAGTCAGTGTGTGAGGTATCTGCGACGGGTGCTGGAGCTTGATCCAGATGACACAGTGGCCATGGTTATGTTGGCCCTAAAGCTGCAAGAGTTCAATGAAGCAGAGAAAGCAAATGAATTAGTTGAAGAAGCATTGAGGAAGACCCCAGATCTGACGTATGTGCTTCGCTATGCAGCAAAGTTTTACAGAATAGGAGGAGATGTCGATATCGCAATAGGCCTGTTGAAGAGAGCTTTAGAATTTACTCCATGCTCATCCTTCTTACACCACCAAATCGGTATCTGTTACAGTGGAAAACTGTTCACTCTGAAAAAGAAAGCAGGCAGCAACTATCTTGACAGAGCTACATTTCAACAGAAAGCTGAGTTGATCAGTAAGAGCAAATATCACTTTGAAAAGGCACTTGAACTCAAACCATTGTTTATTTTTGCAAAACTGGATTTTGCAGGAATCTGCTTAGAAAATGGAGAAGTAACCCgagcagaggagatctacaacaGTCTGCTGAGCTTGGAAGATCTTGCTCTGGATCATAAGCAGGCACTCGCTTTACAAGTTGGATTATTTGAACTGCACCATAAAAGATCTGAATCAAACGCCATCATCTATTTTCTGGACGGACTTAAAATCCATCATGGAAGTAAACAATGGAAGCTCTGTGACAGTAACTTGAGAAAGATCTTAGGAAAACAAATTCAGAGGAATCCAAGAAACAGCAAAGCCTTTGGAATTCTTGGGATGGTGCACCAGCTGGCTGGGGAGAAGAATGAGGCTGTTAAATGCTTTGAAAAGGCCTTGAAATTTGATCCTGGCAATGAAGAATATCTCAATGCTCTTTCTGAATTAAGCCTTTCTACTTAG